Proteins encoded together in one Impatiens glandulifera chromosome 1, dImpGla2.1, whole genome shotgun sequence window:
- the LOC124914970 gene encoding chlorophyll a-b binding protein P4, chloroplastic, producing MAAVTTQATVAVLRPCVSKSRFLSGSSGKLLALKPATSNTSISSFKVQAKKGEWLPGLSSPAYLNGSLAGDNGFDPLALAEDPENLRWFVQAELVNGRWAMLGVAGMLLPEVFTSIGIINVPKWYDAGKEEYFASSSTLFVIEFILFHYVEIRRWQDIKNPGSVNQDPIFKNYSLPPNEVGYPGGIFNPLNFAPTLEAKEKEIANGRLAMLAFLGFVIQHNVTGKGPFDNLLQHLSDPWHNTIVQTLSGNN from the exons ATGGCGGCTGTCACCACCCAAGCAACCGTCGCCGTTCTCCGGCCATGCGTCTCCAAGTCAAGGTTCCTTTCTGGATCCTCTGGCAAGTTATTAGCTCTTAAACCTGCGACTTCAAACACCTCTATTAGCTCGTTTAAGGTTCAAGCTAAGAAGGGCGAATGGCTGCCCGGTTTGTCCTCACCAGCCTACCTCAACGGCAG TCTCGCAGGGGACAATGGTTTTGATCCGTTGGCTCTAGCAGAGGATCCGGAGAACCTAAGATGGTTCGTTCAGGCGGAGCTAGTGAACGGTCGATGGGCCATGTTAGGAGTGGCAGGGATGCTACTTCCAGAGGTGTTTACAAGTATAGGTATCATCAACGTTCCAAAATGGTACGATGCGGGTAAGGAAGAATACTTTGCATCATCATCAACCCTTTTCGTGATCGAATTCATCCTTTTCCACTACGTGGAGATCCGACGGTGGCAAGACATTAAGAACCCGGGAAGTGTAAACCAAGACCCTATATTCAAGAACTATAGCTTACCTCCCAATGAAGTAGGATACCCTGGTGGGATCTTTAACCCTCTCAACTTCGCCCCAACTTTGGAAGCCAAAGAGAAGGAAATTGCAAATG GGAGATTGGCTATGTTGGCGTTCTTGGGATTTGTGATTCAGCATAATGTGACTGGGAAAGGACCATTCGACAATCTGTTGCAGCACCTTTCCGACCCATGGCACAACACCATTGTTCAAACTCTGTCTGGAAACAACTAA
- the LOC124914980 gene encoding gibberellin-regulated protein 6-like, protein MKSLLTMGKAVCILLLALIAISMLATTVMAADAQYNPTGYGQGSLKKYQCSGQCSRRCGRTQYKKPCLFFCNKCCAKCLCVPPGYYGNKQVCPCYNNWKTQQGGPKCP, encoded by the exons ATGAAATCTTTGTTAACCATGGGCAAAGCTGTCTGTATTCTGCTCCTAGCACTCATTGCCATTTCCATGCTGGCCACCACT GTTATGGCTGCAGATGCCCAATACAACCCAACT GGATATGGCCAGGGAAGCCTGAAGAAATACC aGTGCTCCGGTCAGTGCTCAAGGAGATGCGGCCGGACACAGTACAAGAAACCGTGCCTGTTTTTCTGCAACAAATGCTGCGCCAAGTGCCTTTGCGTTCCTCCTGGCTACTATGGAAATAAGCAAGTCTGCCCTTGTTACAACAACTGGAAGACCCAGCAAGGAGGACCCAAGTGCCCTTAG